Below is a window of Aphanothece sacrum FPU1 DNA.
AACCTTATAAAAATAATATCAAGTTAATCTTTGATTTTTTAAGTACTTTAGTGCTTATCTAAAGCGATCGCGGATAATCTTAAATATTCTTTTTGAGAAATTAGTCTTTTGGTGGGGTATTTTTGACCAATTAAGGCCGACGTAATCTCATGGGTTTCCCACTCCTGATGAACTTGCTCTGGAGAATAAACACCCGCCCACTTTGCCCACAGTTGCTTTACTTGTTCCTGCATTGACGCTCCCTTGTCTGGGTCTGATATCCCTAACCGCCAATGCAAAGGAATTCCTTTGATTCCATTATAAGCACCTGCTAAGGCTCCTGTTAAGGCAGTGATTACCGCATCACCCGTTTGAGTGGCCCGCAATACTCCTAAGCGAAAGTCTTCTGGATTATTCCTAAAACAATACACTGATAAGAGCATTTTAAATTGTTCTGGAGTAACTTGTTGTTTAAAATAAGTCTTTACCTCCATTAAGGGGGTTCCTTGTGCTAAAAAGACGTTAATCTGTTGCCAGGGTTGATTATCTGTGGAGTTAGCTAAGCTTTTAACACTCAATAGTTGTCCTAATAATTCTGACCACAAAAGCATATCTTCTATTTT
It encodes the following:
- a CDS encoding ADP-ribosylglycohydrolase family protein, producing the protein MGNRLLRQFQGTLIGSFIAGKLGNYPKYEAWWLIMQQKITARLIERGELSQEDWQMIIPSESGKNKSLPTGELTLGILPLIVFLFDTPYLLREQLQPLINLEQLSSQKIEDMLLWSELLGQLLSVKSLANSTDNQPWQQINVFLAQGTPLMEVKTYFKQQVTPEQFKMLLSVYCFRNNPEDFRLGVLRATQTGDAVITALTGALAGAYNGIKGIPLHWRLGISDPDKGASMQEQVKQLWAKWAGVYSPEQVHQEWETHEITSALIGQKYPTKRLISQKEYLRLSAIALDKH